The segment TGGAGAATCTGGAAATGTTCAAATTTTTATAATACTGTGTGGTAATTTGTACTCCTTGAGTTTTTTATGCATGTCCTCTTAATGTTTTCTTGATCAGGGGAGCTTTGTTGCTCGCTACAAGTGTCATGTGTGTGGCCAGTGCTTCACCCGGGGCAACAACCTCACTGTCCATCTGCACAAAAAGCACCAATTCAAATGGCCATCTGGACATCCCAGGTTCAGGTAAGTCTTGCATCAACCCAACTAGTAGTACTGACTTCAAGATGAAGTATTGCAGCAATGATGGTCCCTTGATCACTCTATTTATCACTCTGTCAGGTACAAGGAGCATGAGGATGGGTTCTTGCGGCTGCAGCTAATTCGCTATGAAAGTGTGGAACTGACTGAGCAGCTTATGAGggaaagacaaaacagacagggggaggaggatgaagataaTGGTCATTCTGAACGACAGGAGCTGGAGGAAGTGTCCCCTGGTCCAGTTCCTTCAGAGCTGTCAGTCGAACTGAGAGGGGTGTTGCTTGAGGAGCAAAGAACTGAAGACCTGGAAGAGGAGGGTGGTCAGGATGAGGGCATGTTGTACGTTCTCAGTGAGGGTCTGTCACAAGCAGGGGAGGACTCTGTCATGCTGCAACTCCAGGATGCTGCTCAGCAGCAAGGAATGCAGGTGGTCTAACCACCACAACAGTCCTACATTCATCCAACAGTACATGTGTCACACATCACAGGACATTGTGTTATCAGACGTGCTGTTTGACAGATATGTGTCAAGTGTATGAAGAATCTTGTAATTTTTAAATAAGGTTGCTAGATGTAGATGTAgcttgcatttaaaaaaagaaggtgTGGCACTAATACATGATCTAAACAAAGGAATACATACTCCATGATGGCCCATCTTGACTGTACGCCTATATTAGGTACTAGATCTGTTGCTTGTGGACAACCTTGTCagttttaaagttatttttagttCATTCATTGTATTATTCACTGAAGAAACTAATGCTGCACTTTCAAGTGAAGTGAATCCTTCGTTTCCTTTCAGAAACAGACAAGAGTCTGTATTTTTGCCATCATGGTAATGTTGCAACACAAAATGTTTGCAATTATGACctgtgaaactgttttgtcgtattcaaatgtgtaaaatgttgcgcagtaaagtgtttttgttaatattaaagATAATTGTGCTTAATTATTCATAACGTAatcaagagagaaagaggcataattaaatgtttttatttgactctcaggaaacaaacaacaggTCACCCATGTCTACTGATATTATGGCACCCCCTGgtgtatttaattattataaatagaCATTTACTGCAATGGGTGTTATTAACTAAAGTAGTGAACCTTACTAGGTGACAAGGTGTAAATTGAATGTTCTCATAGCAGTTTTGGCCCATGTGTTTTATGAAATTATAAACTTTTCATACACATCATTTagtttggatttatttttatatataaaatgttagTGACATGAAgatctgttttggtttttgcaCAAGACAACTATCACCAGCCAAAGCCTTCTCAAATCTTTTACTACTTTATGGTGTCTGAAATCACACGTGATTCCAGTCACTGCTTGATTTACAGTAGGTAATGGCATTAGCTAGTGTGTAGAAGATTAGGCAGCACACAGAGCTTAGTTTAAGTGTTGTGTACTGCTCTCTGCTTCCTTTTTTCTCAGCTTTTGTGTATATAATGCATAGTATAATTGTGCTTGTCAGTTTTCAGATGcttctgcattttttttacagaaattgATTGTCAGGAGATGGGCATCGTGAGGTTTTATCCATTTCTGCTGTTATTAGTTGAGTCCTTCCAGGAAGCAACATCTCAAGTGCCTGGATGGATTGAAGAAAAGGAAGGTATTGGTAAGACCCATAATGCTAgaataaagttgtttttctattatgtttCATGATGGgttagatgtttttattatggATTCCTATATAACAGCAGTAATTCTTGATCTTCTGGTTAATATGTCAGGTTTCTTGCGGAATGgattatgtgtatgtttgtccaGTTCATGTATATGAAGAAgcaaataaaagtgttttactGTAGTTGAGACAGAATGGATTCTTCAACCAGATTTCATAGATGACACATATTGGTCCGGATCAGCACCAATTTGTGTAGGAGGCTGTAAGGCACGGCACCAGGAGCTGAGGAGAGATCCCTGTGGAGATTCAAGCTGCTGCTGGCTCGGCTATAAGTCCCTGTGCAGAGGTAATAATTAAGCAGCTATGGCGGGTATTGGGTCAACAATTGAATTTTGAAAGAAACTAAAGTTAATCTGTCTGATTAAACTCTGAAGCTTTCCCTTAGCATCTCTTTACCTTTGTGTGACAGTGAATTGTGGGAGGCCTGATGTGGACTATAACGGAGTAGTGTATGGTAATGACTGGTGGGTGGGCTCCGTGGTGAGGTACACCTGTCGCTCAGGCTTCATGTTGGTGGGAAATCCTACCAGATATTGCCAGTCTAATGGCCTCTGGACTCCAAAACCTTCCTGCCTCAGTGAGTAAACTCTGACCACATGACACAAATATTCTATGATTCTTTTTATTCATCATACAACTTCATCTACCTCTCTTGTAGGAATGTGTCAGAGGGGACGTGTTGAAATCAGCGAGAGGGAACTAAATGGCACCTGCAACTCCACCTGCAAGTTTAAGAGCTATGTCGGTCCACCCAAACAAGGCTGCACACGAATAGACAATTGTAAGAAGAAAGAGACTGGCTGGAAGAGGTTCTTTGCACAGTGTGTTCCTTGCATTTGTGACTGTGCTCTATCATGTGGTGAGTAGTTATGGGATTCAGTATGTGATAACATGCTGAAACTTGGATTACACTTGAATGTGGTTAATAGTTGTTTTATGAGAAATTCCCTGCAAAGaaataattactttttatttttagcatttgCAGGCTAAGACATGGACATTACACTGAGTTGACTGTACAGTGACACATGAGATGATGAAGAGATACACAGACAGCTGGTACACTGCAGAGCTAAACTACGCTCCTGCCGCCTCATCCAGTTCTGTGGACAAATCAATAGCTACCAGGACTACATTacacataatttatttaacatgtgtttgtttgcatatttgTATTTCTAAGAGAAATGGGGAAATCGAGAcggaggcagagagaggggagattagtgtgtgtctccctctctcagctGATGTGTCCTGGAAGGAGTTGAAACCTTAATCTCGTTACAAAATAAGCTCAGAGTGAACACAAAGATTGTTGTAGACCTCACAAACAGATTGTTTTGATAGAGAATATGCTGTTTGAAACTGGAAAAATAGCACACGTATTAACTTCTGTTGCAAaaatcaaatctttatttttctatataCTGAAATGAGTAAATGTCTGGTacatttgaaagaaagaaatgattttgatttgtggtgtgcattatatatataatatctataatatatatttatcataCTTTGCAAACCAGGAGAGTAGAGATTGAACTAGTAACTTTTGTGGAATTGTTGAATTACATTCCTCCTGA is part of the Anabas testudineus chromosome 14, fAnaTes1.2, whole genome shotgun sequence genome and harbors:
- the si:ch211-117m20.4 gene encoding sushi, von Willebrand factor type A, EGF and pentraxin domain-containing protein 1, giving the protein MGIVRFYPFLLLLVESFQEATSQVPGWIEEKEGIGGCKARHQELRRDPCGDSSCCWLGYKSLCRVNCGRPDVDYNGVVYGNDWWVGSVVRYTCRSGFMLVGNPTRYCQSNGLWTPKPSCLRMCQRGRVEISERELNGTCNSTCKFKSYVGPPKQGCTRIDNCKKKETGWKRFFAQCVPCICDCALSCAFAG